One Streptomyces coeruleorubidus DNA segment encodes these proteins:
- a CDS encoding FtsX-like permease family protein — translation MRSPVLPLTWHLARSAGRRGLQSQLLAAGAAAVGAFVLLVMIAACLGSGARADRTAWRVPDAAPAGSATAVQAMTTTYVRHRPVTVVSLAQLPDRRPTPAPPGLSAFPRKGEVYVSPALAGLIRELPARQLADRLPKPGRYGTIGAAGLASPDELVAVVGRAPGDPAVSKSAESNGWYDEGQTARAGITGFAGSRPSMFTVGDQQTALLGAVLLMVPVVVLAAAAGRLGAARREQRLAALRLAGATPRQILAMTAAEAAAVGAAGALAGALAYAVLLPALAEIPYGVGAWYTGQLWVGLPWLAAVVLGVTVLLTVSAVTMLRQVAMSPLGVAQQANPRRTRMVRLVLFAAALVYIMASAGGTMTNRQMIALLALFYGAFWLFGPWVVDRLGRVVGRFARRPTTLLAARRLSDDPRGAWRTVSGLVLAGFVAGFFSVSQLGGGFPEHPDQVAVITENTAAARHTATEARALLDRAGVEATVSTVSDDDFLDSVLLGNPGVVARVSGGTERIDAAATALTPLGKGRFPVSQDYVSAPDATVLDRIATVSTATLILSFLVATASAGLTAAANVLDRRRVYGLLRLSGAPLKVLDRARVRETVLPLLVLAGGTTAMGVFGGYQVNEAAGSTMNGAGALLLAVCVTVGALAILAAIGGSRPLLRRVTADPAQTAD, via the coding sequence ATGCGTTCCCCCGTTCTTCCCCTGACCTGGCACCTCGCCCGGTCCGCCGGCCGCCGCGGCCTGCAGAGCCAGCTGCTCGCCGCCGGGGCCGCCGCCGTCGGCGCCTTCGTGCTGCTGGTGATGATCGCCGCGTGCCTCGGCTCCGGCGCCCGCGCCGACCGCACCGCCTGGCGCGTCCCGGACGCGGCACCCGCCGGGTCGGCGACCGCCGTCCAGGCCATGACCACGACCTATGTGCGCCACCGGCCCGTCACCGTCGTCAGTCTCGCCCAGCTCCCGGACCGGCGGCCCACTCCCGCACCGCCCGGCCTGAGCGCCTTCCCGAGGAAGGGCGAGGTGTACGTCTCCCCCGCCCTGGCGGGGCTGATCCGCGAACTGCCCGCGCGGCAGCTCGCCGACCGCCTCCCGAAGCCGGGGCGGTACGGCACGATCGGCGCCGCGGGGCTCGCCTCCCCCGACGAACTGGTCGCCGTCGTCGGACGCGCGCCCGGCGACCCCGCGGTCTCCAAGTCGGCCGAGAGCAACGGCTGGTACGACGAGGGCCAGACCGCCCGTGCCGGGATCACCGGCTTCGCCGGCTCCAGGCCGAGCATGTTCACGGTCGGCGACCAGCAGACGGCACTGCTCGGAGCCGTGCTGCTGATGGTGCCCGTCGTGGTGCTGGCCGCCGCGGCCGGACGGCTCGGCGCGGCCCGGCGCGAACAGCGGCTCGCCGCACTGCGGCTGGCCGGGGCCACCCCGCGGCAGATCCTCGCCATGACCGCGGCCGAGGCGGCGGCGGTGGGCGCCGCCGGTGCCCTCGCGGGCGCCCTCGCCTATGCGGTGCTGCTGCCCGCCCTCGCCGAGATCCCCTACGGCGTCGGCGCCTGGTACACCGGCCAGTTGTGGGTCGGTCTGCCGTGGCTCGCGGCCGTGGTACTGGGCGTCACCGTCCTGCTCACGGTCAGCGCGGTGACGATGCTGCGTCAGGTGGCGATGTCACCCCTCGGCGTGGCCCAGCAGGCCAACCCGCGCCGCACGCGCATGGTCCGGCTCGTGCTGTTCGCCGCGGCCCTCGTCTACATCATGGCGAGCGCGGGCGGAACTATGACGAACCGCCAGATGATCGCGCTGCTGGCGCTGTTCTACGGGGCGTTCTGGCTGTTCGGCCCGTGGGTCGTGGACCGGCTGGGACGCGTCGTGGGCCGTTTCGCCCGCCGTCCGACCACCCTGCTGGCGGCCCGCAGGCTCAGCGACGACCCGCGCGGCGCCTGGCGCACCGTCAGCGGCCTGGTCCTCGCGGGCTTCGTCGCCGGGTTCTTCTCCGTCAGCCAGCTGGGCGGCGGCTTCCCCGAGCACCCCGACCAGGTCGCGGTGATCACCGAGAACACAGCCGCCGCCCGGCACACCGCGACCGAGGCCCGCGCGCTGCTGGACCGGGCGGGCGTCGAAGCGACCGTGAGCACCGTGAGCGACGACGACTTCTTGGACAGCGTGCTGCTCGGCAACCCGGGCGTGGTCGCCCGGGTCTCCGGCGGCACCGAGCGGATCGACGCCGCCGCAACCGCCCTGACGCCGCTCGGGAAAGGCCGGTTCCCGGTCTCGCAGGACTACGTGTCCGCGCCCGACGCCACCGTCCTCGACCGCATCGCCACGGTCAGCACCGCCACACTGATCCTCAGCTTCCTCGTGGCGACGGCCTCCGCGGGACTGACCGCGGCGGCGAACGTCCTGGACCGGCGTCGCGTCTACGGCCTGCTGCGGCTGTCCGGCGCCCCGCTGAAGGTGCTGGACCGGGCGCGGGTCCGTGAGACGGTGCTGCCCCTGCTCGTCCTGGCCGGCGGCACGACCGCCATGGGCGTCTTCGGCGGCTACCAGGTCAACGAGGCGGCCGGCTCCACCATGAACGGCGCCGGCGCGCTCCTGCTCGCCGTCTGCGTGACCGTCGGCGCGCTGGCGATCCTCGCCGCGATCGGCGGCAGCAGGCCGCTGCTGCGCAGGGTGACGGCCGACCCGGCGCAGACCGCGGACTGA
- a CDS encoding ABC transporter ATP-binding protein, which yields MSTVLAGHGLTKKYGSTTALDGVDVEVGERDSLAIMGPSGSGKSTLLHTLAGIIRPDGGQVLLRCERIDDLGENRLSALRRKRFGFVFQFGQLLPELPAEENVALPLMLEGVPRKQAVTRARRWFAPLGLDGLEKRRPGQLSGGQAQRVAIARALVTEPDVVFADEPTGALDQSTSEEVVRLLTSVTREQGAALVMVTHDADVAAHCGRILQVRDSRITSHSQYTVV from the coding sequence ATGAGCACTGTCCTGGCCGGCCACGGCCTCACGAAGAAATACGGCTCCACCACCGCGCTGGACGGCGTGGACGTCGAGGTCGGCGAGCGGGACTCGCTGGCGATCATGGGCCCGTCCGGCTCCGGCAAGTCCACCCTCCTGCACACCCTGGCCGGGATCATCCGGCCCGACGGCGGGCAGGTGCTGCTGCGCTGCGAGCGCATCGACGATCTCGGCGAGAACCGGCTCAGCGCCCTGCGCCGAAAGCGGTTCGGGTTCGTCTTCCAGTTCGGCCAGCTGCTGCCGGAGCTGCCCGCCGAGGAGAACGTCGCGCTTCCCCTGATGCTGGAGGGCGTCCCGCGCAAGCAAGCCGTCACCCGCGCCCGCCGCTGGTTCGCGCCGCTCGGCCTGGACGGCCTGGAGAAGCGCCGGCCCGGACAGCTCTCCGGCGGACAGGCCCAGCGGGTCGCCATCGCCCGCGCCCTGGTGACCGAACCGGACGTCGTCTTCGCCGACGAACCGACCGGCGCCCTGGACCAGAGCACCAGCGAGGAGGTCGTGCGGCTCCTCACCTCCGTCACGCGCGAGCAGGGCGCCGCCCTGGTCATGGTCACCCACGACGCCGACGTCGCCGCCCACTGCGGCCGGATCCTCCAGGTCCGTGACAGCCGGATCACCAGCCACAGCCAGTACACGGTCGTCTGA
- a CDS encoding DUF4333 domain-containing protein — MQRGFLVGAVGGVAAMAAAGGVLTHLLAAKDVQYTTVDPYPGQPHVKVDGHPAVDRTILEARIEGWYHPLPWVGKDIGKVSCPAHLKAVAGATGTCTARAGGERVSIPVRVIRVGGDPATPRVTWKFER, encoded by the coding sequence ATGCAGCGCGGTTTCCTCGTCGGTGCCGTCGGCGGCGTGGCCGCCATGGCCGCCGCGGGCGGGGTGCTCACCCATCTCCTGGCCGCCAAGGACGTGCAGTACACCACGGTCGACCCCTACCCCGGGCAGCCCCACGTGAAGGTGGACGGCCACCCGGCGGTGGACAGGACGATCCTCGAGGCCCGTATCGAGGGCTGGTACCACCCGCTGCCGTGGGTCGGGAAGGACATCGGCAAGGTGTCCTGCCCGGCGCATCTGAAGGCGGTGGCCGGTGCGACCGGGACGTGCACGGCGCGGGCCGGGGGCGAGCGGGTCTCGATCCCCGTCCGCGTGATCAGGGTCGGGGGAGACCCCGCGACACCGCGGGTGACCTGGAAGTTCGAGCGCTGA
- the argG gene encoding argininosuccinate synthase produces MSKVLTSLPAGERVGIAFSGGLDTSVAVAWMRDKGAVPCTYTADIGQYDEPDIASVPGRAKTYGAEIARLVDCRAALVEEGLAALTCGAFHIRSGGRAYFNTTPLGRAVTGTLLVRAMLEDDVQIWGDGSTFKGNDIERFYRYGLLANPHLRIYKPWLDAAFVTELGGRKEMSEWLLAHGLPYRDSTEKAYSTDANIWGATHEAKTLEHLDTGVETVEPIMGVKFWDPEVQIATEDVTIGFEQGRPVTINGKEFSSPVDLVMEANAIGGRHGLGMSDQIENRIIEAKSRGIYEAPGMALLHAAYERLVNAIHNEDTLAQYHTEGRRLGRLMYEGRWLDPQALMIRESLQRWVGAAVTGEVTLRLRRGEDYSILDTTGPAFSYHPDKLSMERTEDSAFGPVDRIGQLTMRNLDIADSRAKLEQYAGIGLIGTGSPTIGASQAAATGLIGTMPELPQGGAEAIASRGEVSEQDAWLDRAAMDSGTD; encoded by the coding sequence ATGTCCAAGGTCCTCACCTCCCTGCCCGCCGGCGAGCGCGTCGGCATCGCCTTCTCGGGCGGTCTCGACACTTCCGTCGCGGTCGCGTGGATGCGCGACAAGGGCGCCGTCCCGTGCACTTACACCGCCGACATCGGCCAGTACGACGAGCCCGACATCGCGTCGGTGCCCGGCCGCGCCAAGACCTACGGTGCCGAGATCGCGCGGCTGGTCGACTGCCGTGCCGCGCTGGTCGAGGAGGGCCTGGCCGCGCTGACCTGCGGCGCGTTCCACATCCGCTCGGGCGGGCGGGCGTACTTCAACACCACGCCGCTCGGCCGTGCCGTCACGGGCACGCTGCTGGTCCGGGCGATGCTCGAGGACGACGTCCAGATCTGGGGCGACGGCTCGACCTTCAAGGGCAACGACATCGAGCGGTTCTACCGCTACGGCCTGCTCGCCAACCCGCACCTGCGGATCTACAAGCCCTGGCTGGACGCGGCCTTCGTGACCGAGCTCGGCGGCCGCAAGGAGATGTCGGAGTGGCTGCTCGCCCACGGGCTGCCCTACCGCGACAGCACGGAGAAGGCGTACTCCACCGACGCCAACATCTGGGGCGCCACGCACGAGGCGAAGACCCTGGAGCACCTGGACACCGGTGTCGAGACCGTCGAGCCGATCATGGGCGTGAAGTTCTGGGACCCCGAGGTCCAGATCGCAACCGAGGACGTGACGATCGGCTTCGAGCAGGGCCGGCCCGTGACGATCAACGGCAAGGAGTTCTCCTCCCCCGTCGACCTGGTCATGGAGGCCAACGCCATCGGCGGCCGGCACGGCCTGGGCATGTCGGACCAGATCGAGAACCGGATCATCGAGGCCAAGAGCCGCGGCATCTACGAGGCCCCGGGCATGGCCCTGCTGCACGCCGCGTACGAGCGTCTGGTCAACGCGATCCACAACGAGGACACCCTCGCCCAGTACCACACCGAGGGACGGCGGCTCGGCCGGCTGATGTACGAGGGCCGCTGGCTGGACCCGCAGGCGCTGATGATCCGCGAGTCGCTCCAGCGCTGGGTCGGCGCTGCCGTCACCGGCGAGGTGACGCTGCGGCTGCGGCGCGGTGAGGACTACTCGATCCTCGACACGACGGGTCCGGCCTTCAGCTACCACCCGGACAAGCTGTCCATGGAGCGCACGGAGGACTCCGCGTTCGGCCCGGTGGACCGGATCGGCCAGCTCACCATGCGCAACCTGGACATCGCCGACTCCCGCGCCAAGCTGGAGCAGTACGCCGGCATCGGCCTGATCGGCACGGGCAGCCCGACCATCGGCGCCTCCCAGGCGGCCGCGACCGGGCTGATCGGCACCATGCCGGAGCTGCCGCAGGGCGGCGCCGAGGCCATCGCCTCGCGGGGCGAGGTCTCCGAGCAGGACGCGTGGCTGGACCGCGCCGCGATGGACTCCGGCACGGACTGA
- the meaB gene encoding methylmalonyl Co-A mutase-associated GTPase MeaB, with protein sequence MIDVDAYVKGVLDGKRAIIARAITLVESTRPQHRVLAQELLTELLPHSGRARRIGVSGVPGVGKSTFIDAFGSMLTGLGHRVAVLAVDPSSSRTGGSILGDKTRMERLAVDPAAFVRPSPTAGTLGGVAKATRESIVVMEAAGYDVVLVETVGVGQSETAVANMVDSFLLLTLARTGDQLQGIKKGVLELADVIAVNKADGPHERDARAAARELAGALRLMHGKDAFWTPPVLSCSARESSGLDTVWERLEQHRTLLDSTGRLTAKRRDQQVDWTWTMVREELLGRLHADPAVRALAPELEQRVRAGELTPTLAAERILGALGGSGSESS encoded by the coding sequence GTGATCGATGTCGACGCGTATGTGAAGGGCGTACTCGACGGGAAGCGGGCGATCATCGCCCGGGCCATCACGCTCGTCGAGTCGACCCGCCCCCAGCACCGGGTGCTGGCCCAGGAGTTGCTGACCGAGTTGCTGCCGCACAGCGGCCGGGCCCGGCGGATCGGGGTCAGCGGGGTGCCGGGCGTGGGCAAGTCGACGTTCATCGACGCGTTCGGCTCGATGCTGACGGGGCTCGGGCACCGGGTGGCGGTGCTCGCCGTCGACCCGTCCTCCAGCCGTACCGGCGGCTCGATCCTCGGCGACAAGACGCGCATGGAACGGCTGGCCGTGGACCCGGCGGCGTTCGTCCGCCCCTCCCCCACCGCGGGCACGCTGGGCGGGGTCGCCAAGGCCACGCGTGAGTCGATCGTGGTGATGGAGGCGGCGGGCTACGACGTGGTCCTGGTGGAGACGGTCGGCGTCGGGCAGTCCGAGACCGCGGTCGCGAACATGGTCGACTCCTTCCTGCTGCTCACCCTCGCCCGCACGGGCGACCAGCTCCAGGGCATCAAGAAGGGCGTCCTGGAACTGGCCGACGTGATCGCCGTGAACAAGGCGGACGGCCCGCACGAGCGCGACGCCCGGGCCGCCGCCAGGGAGCTGGCGGGCGCGCTGCGGCTGATGCACGGCAAGGACGCGTTCTGGACCCCGCCCGTGCTCAGTTGCAGCGCCCGTGAGTCGAGCGGCCTGGACACGGTGTGGGAGCGCCTCGAACAGCACCGCACGCTGCTGGACTCCACCGGCCGCCTCACCGCCAAGCGCCGCGACCAGCAGGTCGACTGGACCTGGACCATGGTCCGCGAGGAACTCCTCGGCCGCCTGCACGCCGACCCGGCCGTACGGGCGCTGGCGCCGGAACTGGAACAGCGGGTCAGGGCGGGCGAGCTGACACCGACCCTGGCGGCGGAGCGGATTCTGGGGGCGCTCGGGGGTTCCGGCTCGGAGAGTTCCTGA
- the scpA gene encoding methylmalonyl-CoA mutase — protein MTAPLDRSVPDFSGIELGTPACDGGPDEWRTAVKNASGGDDLLWETPEGIAVKPLYTGRDLEGLDFLDTYPGAAPYLRGPYPTMYVNQPWTIRQYAGFSTAEESNAFYRRNLAAGQKGLSVAFDLPTHRGYDSDHPRVTGDVGMAGVAIDSIYDMRQLFDGIPLDKMTVSMTMNGAVLPVLALYIVAAEEQGVPPEKLAGTIQNDILKEFMVRNTYIYPPKPSMRIISDIFAFTSQRMPRYNSISISGYHIQEAGATADLELAYTLADGVEYIRAGREAGLDVDAFAPRLSFFWAIGMNFFMEVAKLRSARLLWAKLVKQFDPKNAKSLSLRTHSQTSGWSLTAQDVFNNVTRTCVEAMAATQGHTQSLHTNALDEALALPTDFSARIARNTQLLLQQESGTNRVIDPWGGSAYVERLTYDLARRAWQHIQEVEQAGGMAKAIDAGIPKLRIEEAAARTQARIDSGRQPVIGVNKYRVETDEQIDVLKVDNSSVRAQQIEKLRRLRAERDERACQDALEALTRAAGGEGNLLELAVHAARAKATVGEISDALERVYGRHASQIRTISGVYRNEAGESPSVDRTRALVSDFEEAEGRRPRILVAKMGQDGHDRGQKVIATAFADLGFDVDVGPLFQTPAEVARQAVEADVHIVGVSSLAAGHLTLVPALREQLAEEGREDIMIVVGGVIPPQDVPTLLEMGAAAVFPPGTVIPDAAYDLVKRLSDGLGHHL, from the coding sequence ATGACCGCCCCCTTGGACCGTTCCGTCCCCGACTTCTCCGGGATCGAGCTGGGGACCCCGGCCTGCGACGGCGGCCCCGACGAGTGGCGTACGGCGGTCAAGAACGCCTCCGGCGGTGACGACCTGCTCTGGGAGACCCCGGAGGGCATCGCGGTCAAGCCGCTGTACACCGGGCGTGACCTGGAAGGCCTGGACTTCCTGGACACGTACCCGGGCGCGGCGCCGTATCTGCGGGGCCCGTATCCGACGATGTACGTCAACCAGCCCTGGACGATCCGCCAGTACGCCGGTTTCTCCACGGCCGAGGAGTCGAACGCCTTCTACCGGCGCAACCTCGCGGCCGGGCAGAAGGGCCTGTCGGTCGCCTTCGACCTGCCCACGCACCGGGGTTATGACAGTGACCACCCGCGCGTGACCGGTGACGTCGGCATGGCGGGCGTGGCCATCGACTCGATCTACGACATGCGGCAGTTGTTCGACGGGATCCCGCTGGACAAGATGACGGTGTCGATGACGATGAACGGCGCCGTGCTGCCGGTGCTGGCGCTGTACATCGTGGCGGCGGAGGAGCAGGGCGTACCGCCGGAGAAGCTGGCGGGGACCATCCAGAACGACATCCTCAAGGAGTTCATGGTCCGCAACACCTACATCTATCCGCCGAAGCCGTCGATGCGGATCATCTCCGACATCTTCGCCTTCACCTCGCAGCGGATGCCGCGCTACAACTCCATCTCCATCTCCGGCTATCACATCCAGGAGGCGGGCGCGACGGCCGATCTGGAGCTGGCGTACACGCTCGCGGACGGGGTGGAGTACATCCGGGCGGGCCGTGAAGCCGGCCTGGACGTGGACGCGTTCGCGCCCCGGCTGTCGTTCTTCTGGGCGATCGGCATGAACTTCTTCATGGAGGTCGCCAAGTTGCGGTCGGCGCGGCTGCTGTGGGCGAAGCTGGTGAAGCAGTTCGACCCGAAGAACGCCAAGTCCCTGTCGCTGCGCACCCATTCGCAGACCTCGGGCTGGTCGCTGACCGCGCAGGACGTGTTCAACAACGTGACGCGCACGTGCGTCGAGGCCATGGCGGCGACGCAGGGGCACACGCAGTCGCTGCACACCAATGCCCTCGACGAGGCGCTGGCCCTGCCCACCGACTTCTCGGCGCGCATCGCCCGCAACACGCAGCTGCTGCTCCAGCAGGAGTCCGGCACGAACCGCGTGATCGACCCGTGGGGCGGCAGCGCCTACGTCGAGCGGCTGACGTACGACCTCGCCCGGCGGGCCTGGCAGCACATCCAGGAGGTCGAGCAGGCGGGCGGCATGGCCAAGGCCATCGACGCGGGTATCCCGAAGCTGCGCATCGAGGAGGCCGCGGCCCGCACGCAGGCTCGGATCGACTCCGGGCGGCAGCCGGTCATCGGCGTCAACAAGTACCGCGTCGAGACCGACGAGCAGATCGACGTCCTGAAGGTCGACAACTCCTCGGTGCGCGCCCAGCAGATCGAGAAGCTGCGGCGGCTGCGGGCGGAGCGGGACGAGAGGGCGTGCCAGGACGCGCTGGAGGCGCTGACCCGGGCCGCCGGCGGTGAGGGCAACCTGCTGGAGCTGGCGGTGCACGCGGCCCGCGCGAAGGCGACCGTCGGGGAGATCTCCGACGCCCTGGAGAGGGTGTACGGCCGGCACGCGAGCCAGATCCGTACGATCTCCGGCGTGTACCGCAACGAAGCAGGGGAGTCCCCGTCCGTGGACCGCACCCGAGCACTGGTCTCCGACTTCGAGGAGGCCGAGGGCCGCCGCCCGCGCATCCTGGTCGCGAAGATGGGCCAGGACGGGCACGACCGCGGCCAGAAGGTGATCGCGACCGCCTTCGCCGACCTCGGCTTCGACGTGGACGTCGGCCCGCTGTTCCAGACCCCGGCCGAGGTGGCCCGGCAGGCCGTCGAGGCGGACGTGCACATCGTCGGAGTCTCCTCGCTGGCGGCAGGTCACCTCACCCTCGTACCGGCACTGCGCGAGCAGCTCGCCGAGGAGGGGCGCGAGGACATCATGATCGTGGTCGGCGGGGTGATCCCGCCGCAGGACGTGCCGACGCTGCTGGAGATGGGCGCGGCGGCGGTCTTCCCGCCGGGGACGGTGATCCCGGACGCGGCGTACGACCTGGTGAAGCGGCTGTCGGACGGACTCGGGCACCACCTGTGA
- a CDS encoding methylmalonyl-CoA mutase subunit beta codes for MTVLPDDGLELAGEFPDVPHEQWQRLVAGVLRKSGKEVEGAEAEEALSTALEDGLRTRPLYTAHDTAPEPGLPGFAPFVRGGRAEGNTLGGWDVRQRHTVADGGAVLADLENGVTSLWLGVGAGGIAVPELGRVLDGVHLDLAPLVLDAGRDTEPAARELLRLYEERGVAREAARGNLGADPLGQEALSGQEGDFAPAAELARLCAEGYPGLRALTVDALPYHEAGGSAAQELGCSLATGVAYLRDLTGAGLSVEQACAQLEFRYAATADQFLTIAKLRAARRLWARVAEVCGAPRAGAQLQHVVTSEVMMTRRDPWVNMLRTTIATLAAGAGGADSVTVLPFDHALGLPDAFARRIARNTSTILIEESHLSRVIDPAGGSWYVERLTDELAHAGWEFFRRIERLGGMAAALRSGDLARDLADTWQARRTKLAKRREPVTGVSEFPYLAEKPVVRESPPEPPSGGLPRVRRDEEYEALRARSDAHLAKTGSRPRIFLAAIGPAAAHTARLTFASNLFQAGGIEPVTDGTFEDSGATEAVLCSSDALYEEKAAQVATELRSAGASHVFLAGRPGQYAGVDAYVFAGCDAVAVLSATLDRMGVS; via the coding sequence ATGACGGTCCTGCCTGACGACGGGCTCGAGCTGGCCGGCGAATTCCCTGATGTGCCCCATGAGCAGTGGCAGCGCCTTGTGGCGGGTGTGCTGCGCAAGTCGGGCAAGGAAGTGGAGGGCGCCGAAGCCGAGGAAGCCCTGTCCACCGCGCTGGAGGACGGGCTGCGCACCCGGCCTCTCTACACCGCGCACGACACCGCGCCCGAGCCGGGCCTGCCCGGATTCGCACCCTTCGTGCGGGGCGGCCGGGCCGAGGGGAACACGCTCGGCGGCTGGGACGTACGGCAGCGGCACACGGTGGCCGACGGCGGCGCGGTACTGGCGGATCTGGAGAACGGCGTCACCTCCCTGTGGCTGGGAGTGGGGGCAGGCGGCATTGCGGTGCCGGAGCTCGGCCGGGTCCTCGACGGCGTCCATCTCGACCTCGCCCCCCTCGTCCTCGACGCGGGGCGTGACACCGAGCCCGCCGCGCGCGAGCTGCTGCGGCTGTACGAGGAGCGCGGTGTCGCCCGGGAGGCGGCGCGCGGCAATCTGGGCGCCGACCCGCTGGGGCAGGAGGCCCTCAGCGGGCAGGAGGGCGACTTCGCTCCGGCGGCGGAGCTCGCGCGGCTGTGTGCCGAGGGGTACCCGGGGCTGCGGGCGCTGACCGTGGACGCGCTGCCGTACCACGAGGCCGGCGGCTCGGCCGCCCAGGAGCTGGGCTGCTCGCTGGCCACGGGAGTGGCGTATCTGCGGGACCTCACCGGGGCCGGGCTGAGTGTCGAACAGGCCTGTGCCCAGCTGGAGTTCCGGTACGCGGCGACCGCCGACCAGTTCCTGACGATCGCCAAGCTGCGGGCCGCGCGCCGGCTGTGGGCGCGGGTGGCCGAGGTCTGCGGGGCGCCGCGTGCGGGGGCGCAGCTCCAGCACGTCGTGACGTCCGAGGTGATGATGACGCGCCGCGATCCGTGGGTGAACATGCTGCGCACGACCATCGCCACGCTGGCCGCCGGGGCGGGCGGGGCCGACTCGGTCACCGTGCTGCCCTTCGACCACGCCCTCGGCCTGCCGGACGCGTTCGCACGCCGTATCGCCCGCAACACCTCCACGATCCTCATCGAGGAGTCGCATCTGTCCCGGGTGATCGACCCGGCGGGCGGCTCCTGGTACGTGGAGCGGCTCACGGACGAACTCGCCCACGCGGGCTGGGAGTTCTTCCGGCGGATCGAGCGGCTCGGCGGCATGGCTGCGGCCCTGCGGTCGGGGGACCTCGCGAGGGACCTGGCCGACACCTGGCAGGCCCGCCGTACGAAGCTCGCGAAGCGGCGCGAACCCGTCACGGGCGTCAGCGAGTTCCCGTATCTCGCGGAGAAGCCGGTCGTCCGCGAGAGCCCGCCCGAGCCGCCGTCGGGCGGGCTGCCGCGGGTGCGCCGCGACGAGGAGTACGAGGCGCTGCGCGCCCGCTCCGACGCCCACCTCGCGAAGACCGGCTCCCGGCCCCGGATCTTCCTCGCCGCGATCGGCCCGGCCGCCGCCCACACCGCACGCCTCACCTTCGCCTCGAACCTCTTCCAGGCGGGCGGCATCGAGCCCGTCACGGACGGCACCTTCGAGGACAGCGGCGCGACCGAGGCCGTGCTGTGCTCCAGCGACGCGCTGTACGAGGAGAAGGCGGCGCAGGTGGCCACCGAACTGCGATCGGCCGGCGCCTCGCACGTGTTCCTCGCGGGCCGTCCCGGGCAGTACGCCGGTGTCGACGCGTACGTCTTCGCGGGCTGCGATGCCGTGGCCGTGCTCTCCGCGACCCTCGACCGCATGGGAGTGTCCTGA
- a CDS encoding phytase has protein sequence MIAAMTAVAVLPTSAQAVDGPASLTATTETPALYGDDAGGNADADDPAIWRNAADPDASLVIATAKEGGLRVYDLAGKEVQSIAAPPAPTPDDKPGRFNNVDLISGFPLPTGRADVAVVTDRGRDHLRVYRITPGAARPLTDITDAQAPLVFSKTLDEVNNQTTPYGLATWTDKSTGRSYAVVSQRSRTRLALLELKATSTGSVTYQQVRTYDLPSSFTLPNGRSWTPCADPGDLPQVEGMVVDPMNKVLYAGQEDVGIWRLPADLGGKPKLIEKVREYSVPATYDEATEECVAGADPGYGGTHLSADVEGLTILDEGSGDGYLLASSQGDNTFAAYDREVSDDNEYESGFRIAAGTVDGSEECDGAAVLNAPLGSRYPNGLLVVQDGHNTPDETDADGEVRDNTNFKFVDLGKLKNALN, from the coding sequence ATGATCGCAGCCATGACCGCCGTGGCGGTCCTGCCCACCTCGGCCCAGGCCGTCGACGGGCCGGCGAGCCTGACCGCCACCACCGAGACCCCCGCCCTGTACGGCGACGACGCCGGCGGCAACGCCGACGCCGACGACCCGGCGATCTGGCGCAACGCCGCCGACCCGGACGCCAGCCTGGTGATCGCCACCGCCAAGGAAGGCGGCCTGCGCGTGTACGACCTGGCCGGCAAGGAGGTGCAGTCGATAGCGGCGCCGCCCGCCCCCACCCCCGACGACAAGCCGGGCCGCTTCAACAACGTGGACCTGATCTCCGGATTCCCCCTTCCGACCGGCCGCGCCGACGTCGCTGTCGTCACCGACCGGGGCCGCGACCACCTGCGCGTCTACCGCATCACGCCGGGCGCCGCCCGGCCGCTGACGGACATCACCGATGCTCAGGCCCCGCTGGTCTTCTCCAAGACCCTGGACGAGGTCAACAACCAGACCACCCCCTACGGTCTGGCCACCTGGACGGACAAGTCCACCGGCCGCTCCTACGCCGTCGTCAGTCAGCGCAGCCGCACCCGGCTGGCCTTGCTGGAGCTGAAGGCCACCTCCACCGGGTCGGTCACCTACCAGCAGGTGCGCACGTACGACCTGCCGTCCTCCTTCACCCTGCCCAACGGCCGGTCCTGGACCCCGTGTGCCGACCCCGGTGACCTCCCGCAGGTCGAGGGCATGGTCGTCGACCCGATGAACAAGGTGCTCTACGCAGGCCAGGAGGACGTCGGCATCTGGCGGCTGCCCGCCGACCTGGGCGGCAAGCCCAAGCTGATCGAAAAGGTGCGGGAGTACAGCGTCCCCGCGACCTACGACGAGGCGACCGAGGAGTGCGTCGCGGGCGCCGACCCCGGCTACGGCGGCACGCACCTGTCCGCCGACGTCGAGGGCCTGACCATCCTCGACGAGGGCTCCGGTGACGGTTACCTGCTCGCCTCCAGCCAGGGCGACAACACCTTCGCCGCGTACGACCGCGAGGTGTCCGACGACAACGAGTACGAGAGCGGCTTCCGGATCGCCGCCGGCACCGTCGACGGCTCCGAGGAGTGCGACGGCGCGGCCGTGCTGAACGCTCCCCTGGGCTCCCGCTACCCCAACGGCCTGCTCGTGGTGCAGGACGGGCACAACACCCCGGACGAGACGGACGCGGACGGGGAGGTCCGGGACAACACCAACTTCAAGTTCGTCGATCTGGGCAAGCTCAAGAATGCGCTGAACTAG